In Flavobacteriales bacterium, a single genomic region encodes these proteins:
- a CDS encoding DUF4252 domain-containing protein, which yields MKTKLLILSLFIGAFAFAQNNIFTKYFDDLSTSEGITKVNISGKLFGLLSHLEMEDQEDQEVVDMLKTITNFTMYTLDEDLKTNSLLNKVNKLSRKGYESLMTVEEKDETINFMIKEKNNKVSELVMVVNSDSNLVLMSISGLIDLDKLSKLSKVGISQTDKLKKLKKLDKKN from the coding sequence ATGAAAACAAAATTATTAATCCTCAGCCTTTTTATCGGAGCATTCGCCTTTGCTCAAAACAATATTTTCACCAAGTATTTTGATGACTTATCCACTTCTGAAGGAATCACAAAAGTTAATATTTCTGGTAAACTTTTCGGACTTTTAAGTCATTTAGAAATGGAAGATCAGGAAGACCAAGAGGTGGTTGATATGTTAAAAACTATTACAAATTTCACCATGTATACTTTAGATGAAGATCTAAAAACAAATTCACTTTTAAACAAAGTAAACAAACTCAGCCGTAAGGGCTATGAAAGCTTGATGACTGTAGAGGAAAAAGACGAAACCATCAATTTTATGATCAAAGAAAAGAATAATAAAGTGAGTGAACTTGTCATGGTTGTAAATAGCGATTCAAACCTCGTCCTTATGTCTATCTCAGGACTTATTGACTTAGATAAACTCTCCAAATTATCTAAAGTGGGAATTAGCCAGACCGATAAACTCAAGAAATTAAAGAAACTTGATAAAAAAAACTAA
- a CDS encoding RNA polymerase sigma factor translates to MTQEDYQSLVKKEAPILFGFVFKLTKNKSLTQDIVQDVFLKFWEKKPNPEKTNIQGWLIKSARNRYIDLLRKKDNQAERLDHRTEVASNLENKSDSWKEEYQLVLNELDQLPASQKEIFVLKEIEGLSIKEVAHYLDISESKVKVTIHRVRKNIRNSLLARKKSASYGQ, encoded by the coding sequence ATGACTCAAGAAGATTATCAATCGCTTGTAAAAAAAGAAGCTCCAATACTTTTTGGATTTGTTTTTAAACTTACAAAAAACAAATCTTTAACACAAGATATTGTTCAGGATGTATTTCTCAAATTTTGGGAAAAGAAACCAAATCCTGAAAAAACCAATATCCAAGGTTGGCTCATAAAATCTGCTCGAAACAGATATATCGATCTCCTAAGAAAGAAAGATAATCAAGCAGAAAGATTAGACCACCGAACAGAGGTAGCTTCAAACTTAGAAAACAAATCGGATTCTTGGAAAGAAGAATATCAATTGGTTTTAAATGAACTTGATCAACTTCCTGCTTCACAAAAAGAAATTTTTGTACTCAAGGAAATCGAAGGACTTAGTATCAAAGAAGTGGCACATTATTTAGATATTTCGGAATCTAAAGTAAAAGTAACCATTCACCGTGTAAGAAAAAATATACGAAACAGTTTATTAGCCCGAAAAAAATCTGCTAGTTATGGACAATAA
- a CDS encoding cobalamin-binding protein — protein MKDYYPKRIVCLTEETTEMLYLLGEEERIVGISIFTKRPERALKEKPKVSAFTDAKLEKIKALKPDLVIGFSDIQADIAKDLIKEGITVWVNNHRSVTGILSMMIQLGALVGKEQKAFEIVEEINKNIKKIQEETKTWKRKPTVYFEEWYEPMISGIGWVSEIIHLAGGEDIFPELGKESLAKNRIIANPERVIQANPDIILASWCGKKFKKDQMISRDNWDQITAIKENQVFEIPSETILQPGPASLMVALPELFEIFREWGKK, from the coding sequence ATGAAAGATTATTATCCAAAAAGGATTGTTTGCCTTACTGAAGAAACCACCGAAATGCTCTACCTGCTTGGAGAGGAAGAACGCATAGTAGGAATTTCTATATTCACCAAAAGACCAGAAAGAGCTTTAAAAGAAAAACCAAAAGTATCTGCTTTTACTGATGCTAAATTGGAAAAAATAAAAGCTTTGAAACCTGATTTGGTTATTGGTTTTTCGGATATTCAAGCAGATATTGCCAAGGATTTAATCAAGGAAGGAATTACTGTTTGGGTAAACAATCACCGTTCTGTTACGGGTATATTGTCTATGATGATTCAGCTTGGAGCATTGGTAGGGAAAGAGCAAAAGGCTTTTGAGATTGTGGAAGAAATCAATAAGAATATCAAAAAAATACAAGAGGAAACAAAAACATGGAAGCGAAAACCAACAGTCTATTTTGAAGAATGGTATGAACCCATGATTTCGGGTATCGGTTGGGTGAGTGAAATCATTCATTTAGCAGGTGGGGAAGATATTTTTCCTGAGCTCGGAAAAGAGTCCTTGGCTAAAAATAGAATTATAGCAAACCCTGAAAGAGTCATTCAAGCCAACCCAGATATTATTTTAGCCTCTTGGTGTGGGAAAAAATTCAAAAAAGACCAAATGATCTCCAGAGATAATTGGGATCAAATTACGGCAATAAAAGAAAACCAAGTTTTCGAAATACCTTCCGAAACAATCCTACAACCTGGTCCTGCTAGTTTGATGGTGGCTTTGCCAGAACTGTTTGAGATTTTTAGGGAGTGGGGAAAGAAGTAA
- a CDS encoding alpha/beta hydrolase: MKTIKSTKLLVLTLLFLGLLTSCDKKDIVVGDLVPKTVVDDLSLPSFTLSDGTKLHLETFGNPSNPVVIILHGGPGNSYRPYLRWKSLSDDYFLVFWDQRGAGLSERSANDKLTPPQYLKDLHEIGNHFSPSRKLYLIGHSWGGAYASYYIQKYPNRVKKTVLLEPGPLNKVAMENTNPTAKNFFDKELQAFLNNSDYLIPQNDEKADYFRMTSQFEEKTHEDTDTRQGYRCNYFINEWRGLWDKSYSADFTKGIKENFKNDVLFIAGTSERLGVDYQKNYQAPYFNLYNNKIMTIEGASHYEILAHSKTLPSIRDYFQN, translated from the coding sequence ATGAAAACGATTAAATCAACAAAACTATTAGTCTTAACACTCTTGTTTTTAGGACTACTGACTTCTTGCGACAAAAAAGACATTGTTGTAGGTGATCTAGTTCCTAAAACCGTTGTAGACGATTTAAGCCTTCCCTCATTTACACTTTCTGATGGGACTAAACTCCATTTAGAAACCTTTGGAAACCCTTCAAATCCAGTTGTGATTATTCTACATGGAGGACCAGGAAATAGTTATCGACCCTATCTCAGGTGGAAATCCCTGAGTGATGATTATTTTCTTGTATTTTGGGATCAAAGAGGTGCAGGGCTATCAGAACGTTCAGCAAACGATAAACTAACGCCTCCTCAATATCTAAAGGATTTACACGAGATAGGAAACCACTTTAGCCCTTCAAGAAAACTGTATCTTATTGGACATTCTTGGGGTGGTGCGTATGCATCATACTACATTCAAAAATATCCAAATAGAGTTAAAAAAACAGTACTTCTTGAGCCTGGACCACTTAATAAGGTAGCCATGGAAAACACAAATCCTACAGCCAAAAACTTCTTTGACAAAGAACTACAAGCTTTTCTTAATAATTCCGATTACCTAATTCCTCAAAATGATGAAAAAGCAGACTATTTTAGAATGACTAGCCAATTTGAAGAAAAAACACATGAAGATACAGACACTAGACAAGGATATCGCTGTAACTACTTTATTAACGAATGGAGAGGACTTTGGGATAAATCTTATTCGGCAGATTTTACAAAAGGAATCAAAGAGAACTTCAAGAACGATGTACTTTTTATTGCTGGAACATCAGAACGATTGGGTGTAGATTATCAAAAAAACTATCAAGCTCCATATTTCAATTTATATAACAATAAAATTATGACCATTGAAGGAGCTAGTCATTATGAGATTTTAGCTCATTCCAAAACGCTTCCTTCTATTAGAGATTATTTTCAAAACTAA
- a CDS encoding GH25 family lysozyme yields the protein MNKHIHLLNTIIFITIFSSCEQMKTEFKNHDKPNVKVTNIKPNIYGIDISHHQNNEIDVVIKNSDSLDFIICKATEGMTYIDPKFTRNWRMIKDHGFIRGAYHFYITKDDPITQAKFFLKTIDNIDSMDIPPIVDFEEGGINESQSVEKVQSALLLFLNHIETQSNRKPIIYTDLNVGNRYLNHSNFSDYNLWIANYSQAKKPNLPKAWAQKGWTIWQKSETYKINNKKNDFDIFNGNQIEFKEFIKNSNIKN from the coding sequence ATGAACAAACACATTCATCTCTTAAACACAATAATATTCATTACCATTTTTTCATCATGTGAGCAAATGAAGACAGAATTCAAAAACCATGACAAACCAAACGTCAAAGTGACAAATATAAAACCTAATATTTATGGAATAGATATATCTCATCATCAAAATAATGAAATTGATGTGGTTATTAAAAATAGTGACAGTTTGGATTTTATTATCTGTAAAGCAACCGAGGGCATGACATATATCGACCCGAAATTCACAAGAAACTGGAGAATGATAAAAGATCACGGCTTCATTCGAGGAGCCTATCATTTTTATATAACAAAAGACGACCCAATAACACAGGCAAAATTTTTCCTGAAGACTATAGATAATATTGACTCTATGGATATTCCACCTATAGTTGATTTTGAGGAAGGAGGAATTAATGAATCACAATCAGTTGAAAAAGTACAATCCGCACTTTTATTGTTTCTTAATCATATTGAAACACAATCAAATCGTAAACCAATAATTTACACTGATCTTAATGTTGGAAACAGGTACCTAAACCATTCAAATTTTTCAGATTACAACCTGTGGATTGCAAATTATAGTCAAGCAAAAAAACCGAATCTACCAAAAGCATGGGCACAAAAAGGTTGGACAATTTGGCAAAAGTCGGAGACATACAAAATAAATAATAAAAAGAATGATTTTGATATCTTCAATGGTAATCAAATAGAATTTAAGGAGTTTATAAAAAATAGTAATATCAAGAATTAA
- a CDS encoding Rid family detoxifying hydrolase, with product MKKAIISENAPKPIGPYNQAVVKGNQLFVSGQIAIHPKSGELEINQGITHETFLVLSNLMALVEEAGFEKEDIVKCSIFLKDMNDFNEMNEAYAQVFSENPPAREAVQVVKLPKDVHVEISCIAVK from the coding sequence ATGAAAAAGGCAATTATTTCAGAAAATGCCCCAAAACCAATCGGGCCTTATAATCAAGCAGTCGTAAAGGGAAATCAACTTTTTGTTTCAGGGCAAATTGCGATACACCCCAAAAGTGGCGAACTGGAAATTAACCAAGGAATCACTCACGAAACCTTTTTGGTACTCAGCAACCTGATGGCATTGGTGGAAGAAGCAGGTTTTGAAAAAGAGGATATCGTAAAATGCTCCATTTTTCTAAAAGATATGAATGATTTTAACGAAATGAACGAAGCTTATGCTCAGGTTTTTTCAGAAAACCCACCTGCAAGAGAAGCAGTTCAGGTAGTAAAATTACCCAAAGACGTTCATGTAGAGATTTCTTGTATAGCGGTGAAGTAG
- a CDS encoding aminodeoxychorismate/anthranilate synthase component II yields MKKLILIDNFDSFTYNLKHYLEQFAHVDVVRVDQLSLSQIEQFDGIIISPGPRLPTDYPILFEVLETYSLQKPILGVCLGMQCMAMYFQHSLENMEFVKHGVSETLDNIANDHFLYQHLHFPIEVARYHSWGIPLSSALKKDFEITSTIDHYCMSFQHKQLPLTGVQYHPESIMTPQGLKIIENWVLSL; encoded by the coding sequence ATGAAGAAACTGATTCTTATAGATAATTTTGATTCTTTTACTTACAACCTCAAGCATTATTTAGAACAATTTGCACATGTGGATGTGGTACGTGTAGATCAATTATCGCTTTCGCAAATAGAACAATTTGACGGAATCATTATTTCTCCTGGACCAAGACTCCCTACTGATTACCCAATTCTTTTTGAAGTCTTAGAAACATATTCTCTCCAAAAACCCATTTTAGGAGTTTGCTTAGGTATGCAATGTATGGCTATGTATTTTCAGCATTCTTTAGAGAATATGGAATTTGTGAAACATGGTGTTTCTGAAACACTTGATAATATAGCAAATGATCATTTTTTATATCAACATCTTCATTTCCCCATTGAGGTAGCTCGTTATCATTCTTGGGGAATCCCACTTTCTTCAGCACTCAAAAAAGACTTTGAAATCACCAGTACGATAGACCATTACTGCATGTCTTTTCAGCACAAACAACTCCCACTCACTGGCGTACAATATCACCCAGAGTCAATCATGACTCCTCAAGGTTTAAAAATCATAGAAAATTGGGTTTTATCTCTTTAA
- the lpdA gene encoding dihydrolipoyl dehydrogenase, with the protein MKYDVIVIGSGPGGYVTAIRSSQLGLKTAIVEKENLGGVCLNWGCIPTKALLKSAQVFEYIKHASDYGINVADASHDFGGIIQRSRNVADGMSKGIQFLMKKNKIDVINGFGKVQPGKKVVVTDADNKESEYTADHIILATGARSRVLPNLPQDGKKVIGYREALTLPEQPKKMVIVGSGAIGVEFAYFYNAMGTEVTVVEYLPNIVPNEDIDVSKQLTKNFKKSGIKVMTNSAVESVDTSGEGCKVSVKTKKGEEIIECDVVLSAVGIETNLEGIGLEEVGIATDRGRVLVNDFYQTNIPGYYAIGDIVPGPALAHVASAEGIICVEKIAGHHPEAMDYGNIPGCTYTSPEIASVGMTEAQAKEAGYEIKVGKFPFSASGKASAAGHKDGFVKVIFDAKYGEWLGCHMIGANVTEMIAEAVVARKLETTGMEVLKAVHPHPTMSEAVMEAVAAAYDEVIHI; encoded by the coding sequence ATGAAATACGACGTAATAGTTATTGGAAGTGGACCTGGAGGATATGTAACAGCCATCCGTTCATCTCAATTGGGTCTTAAAACAGCCATTGTAGAAAAAGAAAATCTTGGAGGAGTTTGCTTAAACTGGGGATGTATCCCAACAAAAGCATTATTGAAATCTGCTCAAGTTTTTGAATATATCAAGCACGCATCAGACTATGGAATCAATGTAGCCGATGCTTCACATGATTTTGGTGGAATCATCCAGCGCTCAAGAAACGTAGCGGATGGAATGAGTAAAGGAATCCAGTTTTTGATGAAAAAGAATAAAATCGATGTCATCAATGGTTTTGGGAAAGTACAACCGGGAAAAAAAGTTGTAGTGACCGATGCTGATAACAAGGAATCTGAGTACACTGCTGATCATATTATTTTGGCTACAGGAGCTAGATCAAGAGTATTGCCAAACCTTCCTCAAGATGGAAAAAAGGTGATTGGATACCGTGAAGCACTTACTTTACCAGAACAACCAAAGAAGATGGTTATTGTAGGTTCAGGTGCTATTGGGGTTGAATTTGCATATTTCTACAATGCTATGGGAACCGAAGTAACTGTTGTGGAATATTTGCCAAATATTGTTCCTAATGAAGATATTGATGTTTCAAAACAATTGACCAAAAACTTCAAGAAATCAGGAATAAAAGTAATGACCAATTCAGCTGTGGAATCTGTAGATACTTCAGGTGAAGGATGTAAAGTTTCTGTAAAAACAAAGAAAGGAGAAGAAATCATTGAATGTGATGTGGTACTTTCTGCTGTAGGAATTGAAACGAACCTAGAAGGAATCGGATTGGAAGAAGTAGGGATCGCTACAGATAGAGGTCGTGTTTTAGTAAATGATTTCTACCAAACGAATATCCCAGGGTATTACGCTATTGGAGATATTGTTCCAGGACCAGCCTTGGCTCACGTAGCATCAGCAGAAGGAATTATCTGTGTAGAAAAAATTGCAGGACACCATCCAGAAGCTATGGATTATGGAAACATCCCAGGATGTACTTATACTTCACCAGAAATTGCTTCAGTAGGAATGACAGAGGCTCAAGCGAAAGAAGCAGGATATGAAATAAAAGTTGGGAAATTCCCATTCTCTGCTTCAGGAAAAGCATCAGCTGCAGGGCACAAAGATGGTTTTGTAAAAGTAATCTTCGATGCCAAATATGGTGAATGGTTAGGATGCCACATGATAGGAGCTAACGTAACTGAAATGATTGCTGAAGCAGTAGTAGCACGTAAGCTAGAAACAACAGGAATGGAAGTACTGAAAGCAGTACACCCTCACCCAACCATGAGTGAAGCCGTAATGGAAGCCGTTGCCGCCGCTTATGATGAAGTGATTCATATCTAA
- a CDS encoding thioredoxin family protein: MKNLFLLSLFLFSISFSYSQKNQTYTDKKGKKHLCGTFDITTLKTDTSFSTWYQKYYESISLKSEEIDWASNLEDVQVEIFLGTWCGDSKYYTPRFIKLWDDLQLPNDHLKLTGLYYLDNKKKVGPNGEEKGKLIHRVPTFIFYRDNKEIGRIVESPVNSMETDLAQIALGYPSKPNYRAANYLMYLIENESIEYVKKYKDTLIQNLGSICTASKELNTLGYLYLSAKKLDIATTIFEINTQIFPYKPNVYDSYAEALELSGNKNKAQEMKATVLRLEPDFYSE; encoded by the coding sequence ATGAAGAATCTTTTTTTACTCTCACTTTTTCTATTTTCTATTTCATTTTCATATTCTCAAAAAAATCAAACCTACACAGATAAAAAAGGCAAAAAACATCTTTGCGGAACCTTTGATATTACCACTTTAAAAACAGATACCAGCTTTTCTACTTGGTATCAAAAATATTATGAATCCATTTCTTTAAAAAGCGAGGAAATAGACTGGGCAAGCAATCTTGAAGATGTTCAAGTAGAAATTTTCCTCGGCACTTGGTGTGGAGACAGCAAATACTACACGCCAAGGTTTATTAAACTTTGGGATGATTTACAACTCCCAAATGATCATCTGAAACTTACTGGGCTATACTATTTAGACAATAAAAAGAAAGTGGGACCCAATGGGGAAGAAAAAGGAAAACTCATCCATAGAGTTCCTACTTTTATCTTCTATCGTGACAACAAAGAAATAGGAAGAATTGTTGAATCCCCAGTAAATTCTATGGAAACAGATTTGGCTCAGATTGCATTAGGTTACCCCTCTAAACCCAATTATCGTGCTGCAAACTATCTCATGTATTTAATAGAGAACGAATCCATTGAATACGTCAAAAAATACAAAGACACCTTGATTCAAAACTTGGGAAGCATTTGCACTGCATCAAAAGAACTCAACACACTTGGCTATCTTTATTTATCTGCAAAAAAACTAGACATTGCCACTACTATTTTTGAAATAAACACCCAAATATTCCCATACAAACCCAATGTATATGACAGCTACGCCGAGGCCTTAGAATTATCTGGAAATAAAAATAAAGCCCAAGAAATGAAGGCAACCGTTTTACGACTTGAGCCTGATTTTTATAGTGAATAA
- a CDS encoding Fic family protein codes for MNQNKYQEIDLLNTRLQEYRKTEHEKITQALEIEYTYESNRIEGNTLTLQETALVIEKGLTIGGKTLNEYLEAINHTHAISFIKSLAKEKNQITERDILQIHSLILQGINKENAGAYRKVQVIISGAKHIPPQPFLVPKKMEELMIWYNENKNLLHPIDLSAEMHERLVTIHPFIDGNGRTSRLLMNLILLQHGYPIVILKGDVENRLKYYQALELAQVEGDKSTFIRLIEDNVRMSIERILQIFEN; via the coding sequence ATGAATCAAAATAAATACCAAGAAATAGATCTCTTAAATACTCGATTACAAGAGTATCGAAAAACGGAGCATGAGAAAATAACTCAAGCTTTAGAGATAGAATATACCTATGAAAGCAACAGAATAGAAGGGAATACGCTCACACTTCAAGAAACGGCATTAGTCATCGAGAAAGGTCTCACTATTGGAGGAAAGACCCTAAATGAATATTTGGAAGCGATTAATCACACACACGCTATTTCATTTATTAAGTCATTGGCAAAGGAAAAAAATCAAATTACGGAAAGAGATATTTTGCAAATCCATAGCCTAATTTTACAAGGAATAAACAAGGAAAATGCGGGAGCTTATCGAAAGGTTCAAGTAATAATAAGCGGAGCTAAACACATTCCTCCACAACCTTTTTTAGTACCTAAGAAAATGGAAGAATTGATGATTTGGTATAACGAAAATAAAAATCTTTTACATCCTATTGACTTATCCGCAGAAATGCATGAACGATTGGTAACGATTCACCCTTTTATTGATGGCAACGGAAGAACATCAAGGCTCTTGATGAATTTGATTCTTCTACAACATGGATATCCTATTGTTATATTGAAAGGAGATGTTGAAAACCGTTTGAAATATTACCAAGCTTTAGAGTTGGCACAAGTGGAGGGTGATAAGAGTACGTTTATTCGATTGATTGAAGATAATGTACGCATGAGCATTGAAAGGATATTGCAGATATTTGAGAACTGA